The Levilactobacillus namurensis genomic interval GCGCTCAGCGCGGGGAAGAAGTACGGCGCCGATGCGGAGGACGACATCTCCTTTAAGGTGATTGCGGACCACGCGCGGGCCATTACCTTTGCCATTGGCGACGGTGCTTTGCCTGGCAACGAAGGCCGAGGCTACGTTATCCGGCGGTTGATCCGGCGGGCCGTTGTTAACGGCCAGAAGTTAGGGATTCAGGGCGCCTTCTTGGACCAATTAGTCCCAATCGTAGGCGAAATCATGCAGTCCTATTACCCAGAAGTCTTACAACAAAAGGACTACATTGCCAAGGTCGTTCGGTCAGAAGAAGACCGGTTCGGTGAGACTTTGAATGGTGGGTTGGACCTGTTGAACGGCCTGATTGCGGACCTGAAGCAAAACGGGGGCCAAGAGATTGCTGGGGCGGACGCCTTCAAGCTTTACGATACCTATGGGTTTCCGGTTGAATTAACGCAGGAATATGCGATCGACCAGGGCATCTCTGTCGACCAAGCTGGGTTCAAGGCTGAGATGCAAAAGCAAAAGGACCGTGCCCGGAATGCTCGAGGCAAGCAAAAGGCCATGGGCTTACAACACGACTTGTTGATCAACGTGAAGACGCCAAGCGAGTATGTCGGCTATACCCAATTAGAGACCCAAAGTACGTTGACGGAACTGGTCGTTGATGATCAGTTGGCGGATGAAGCCGTTAGCGGGACGGCCGAGGCGATGTTTGATACCACGCCATTCTACGCTGAAATGGGTGGTCAAGTGGCCGATAAAGGGGACATCTACGACCTAGACGGCCACGTAGTCGCCCACGTTACGGACGTTCAACACGCCCCTAACGGACAGAACCTGCACACCTTAGACGTGGTGGCACCTTTGAAGAAGGGCACCAAGTATGCCCTGAAGGTTGACCAAGTCTTCCACAGCAAGGTGGAAAAGAACCATACGGCGACCCACTTGCTGGATAAGGCCTTGCGGAACGTCTTCGGGGAACACACCCAGCAAGCTGGTTCCTTGGTTGAAGGGGACTACTTGCGGTTTGACTTCACCCACTTCGGTCAAGTTGACCCTGCGGACTTAGCTAAGGCTGAGGCCATCGTGAACCAGCAGATCTTCGCGGAGCTTCCGGTCACGACGGTGGTTACCGATATCGAGAGTGCCAAGAAGATGGGTGCGATTGCCCTGTTCAGCGAGAAGTACGGGAAGACTGTCCGGGTCGTGAGCGCCGGTGATTTCGTAACCGAGTTCTGTGGTGGGAACCACGTTAAGAACACCAACGAAATCGGGTTGTTCAAGATTACCTCGGAATCCGGGGTCGGTGCGGGTGTCCGGCGGATTGAAGCCGTGACCTCCGGCGCCGCTTACAAGTACTTGAACGACCACGACAACGTCTTGCGGTCAGTCGCAAACGACTTGAAGGTCACGCAACTCAGTGACGTGGCGGG includes:
- the alaS gene encoding alanine--tRNA ligase gives rise to the protein MKELSSSQIRQMYLDFFKSKGHTIEPSASLVPKDDPSLLWINSGVATMKKYFSGQVVPENPRLTSSQKSIRTNDIENVGRTARHHTLFEMLGNFSVGDYFKKEAITWAWELLTSPDWFGWDPDKLYMTVYPKDTDAQEFWEKAGVAPDHIIPVEDNFWDIGEGPSGPDSEIFYDRGESFNNLAEDDPENYPGGENERYLEVWNIVFSQFNHEPDGSYKPLPRKNIDTGMGLERVVSIFQNAKTNFETDLFLPIIHKTEALSAGKKYGADAEDDISFKVIADHARAITFAIGDGALPGNEGRGYVIRRLIRRAVVNGQKLGIQGAFLDQLVPIVGEIMQSYYPEVLQQKDYIAKVVRSEEDRFGETLNGGLDLLNGLIADLKQNGGQEIAGADAFKLYDTYGFPVELTQEYAIDQGISVDQAGFKAEMQKQKDRARNARGKQKAMGLQHDLLINVKTPSEYVGYTQLETQSTLTELVVDDQLADEAVSGTAEAMFDTTPFYAEMGGQVADKGDIYDLDGHVVAHVTDVQHAPNGQNLHTLDVVAPLKKGTKYALKVDQVFHSKVEKNHTATHLLDKALRNVFGEHTQQAGSLVEGDYLRFDFTHFGQVDPADLAKAEAIVNQQIFAELPVTTVVTDIESAKKMGAIALFSEKYGKTVRVVSAGDFVTEFCGGNHVKNTNEIGLFKITSESGVGAGVRRIEAVTSGAAYKYLNDHDNVLRSVANDLKVTQLSDVAGKVQALQAQVKELQQKQATLEGKLAGEQAGAVFEKVVQAGQYRLISGTVQVSKMDQLRALADTWREKALSDVLVLGAEVNGKANLLVAVSADKQKQVKAGDLIKAIAPKINGGGGGRPNLAQAGGKNPAGLPDAMAAAADWLTTQA